A stretch of DNA from Rhizobium sp. EC-SD404:
GGAGCATGGCTCGTCCATCAGGATCACTTCCGGATCGACAGCGATGGCACGCGCGATGCAAAGGCGCTGCTGTTGCCCGCCCGAAAGGCCAGTGCCTGGCTGATGAAGGCGATCCTTGACTTCTTCCCATAGACCGGCGCGACGCAGGCTCTGCTCGACCACCCGGTCAAGCTCGTCCTTGTTGCGCGTGCGGCCATGGATTTTCGGGCCATAGGCAACGTTGTCGTAGATGGACTTCGGAAACGGATTGGGTTTTTGAAACACCATGCCGATCCGAGACCGCAGAATTACCGGGTCGACCGACTTTGCATAGATATCGTTTCCGTCGATCAGAATGGTGCCTTCGACACGGCACCCATCGATCACATCATTCATGCGGTTGAGGCAGCGCAGGAAGGTTGATTTACCGCAACCGGAAGGCCCGATGAATGCGGTGACTTCACGCTCGCCAATGTCGACCGACACATCCTTGATCGCCTGTGCCTGATCGTAAAAGACCTTGACGTTCTCAGCGTGGATCTTGACCGGCTTGCGCTCGACCTGCGCCTTTACGTCGTGCATTGCGCCCGTGGCGACTGGCCCGTTGCCCGCTGTCGCATGTGCTTCGCTGATGATATTGACCATGTGACTTACCACCGTGTTTCGAGACGTTTGCGCAGGTAGATCGCGATGCCGTTCATGAAGACCATGAAGCCGAGCAGCACAAGAATGCCCGCTGATGTACGCGCCGTGAAGCCGCGCTCTGGGCTATCGGCCCAGATGTAAATTTGCGTCGGCAGAGCCGTGGAAGGGCTCAACATGCCATCCGGCGCAGCGGTGATGAAAGCGTTCATCCCGATAAGCAGCAGGGGGGCGGTCTCGCCGAGTGCCTGCGCCATGCCGATGATCGTTCCCGTGAGAATGCCGGGCATTGCCAAGGGTAGCACGTGATGTGTGACCACCTGAAGGCGCGACGCCCCGACTCCAAGTGCCGCCTGACGGATCGACGGTGGAACGGCCTTTAACGCGGCGCGCGTAGCGATGATGATCGTCGGCAGGGTCATCAACGCAAGCACCATGCCGCCGACGAGCGGCACAGATCGCGGAAACCCGAAAAACTGGATGAAAAGGGCGAGACCCAGAAGACCGAAAACGATTGAGGGAACCGCCGCCAGATTGTTGATGTTCACCTCGATCAGGTCGGTCCATCGATTTTTAGGCGCGAATTCCTCGAGATAAACAGCCGCTGCAATCCCGAGGGGAAAGCTCAGAAGGAAGCACACGAGCAAGGCATAGAAGGACCCCCAAAGGGCGCCCTTCAAGCCGGCAAGCTCCGGAAAGCGGCTATCCGCCTGCGTGAAAAGCGCAGCGTTGAATGGCGTGGAAACACGCCCCTCCAGCCGCAGATCGTTGAAGAGCTCGATCTGCCGATCGTTGATCCGGCGAAACTGCTCCGGCGTCGCTTCGGAGATCTCGCCCTTTTCCAACTGATCGAAATTGTCGGAGGCTGGCACGGCGAGCATGATCGTTTGGCCGGCCAGCGTCGGGTCCATCAAGACGCGGTCCCGCACGACCAATTCCGCACCGCTCGACAGGATGCTCAATGCCAATCGCTCGTCGTCTTCGGCCAGGCCATCAAACGAAGAAAGCCAGCCTTCGCTCACGACCTCCCGAAAATTGGTCGCCCGAATGTTGGCTGGGTCCACATCTTCCGGAATGGTGACCTCGAGCGAGACATGGGTCTGCGAGAACGCCTGGTAGCCATTGCTGACCATCGTCCAAAGAAGCATGCCGAGCACGCCAACCGCGATGACAATCGCAGCGATGCCGTAGAATTTGAGACGGCCGCCTTTGGCATGACGCCTGCGCAATC
This window harbors:
- the pstA gene encoding phosphate ABC transporter permease PstA; the encoded protein is MTDLAPRAATGLPEDRSKELAARLRRRHAKGGRLKFYGIAAIVIAVGVLGMLLWTMVSNGYQAFSQTHVSLEVTIPEDVDPANIRATNFREVVSEGWLSSFDGLAEDDERLALSILSSGAELVVRDRVLMDPTLAGQTIMLAVPASDNFDQLEKGEISEATPEQFRRINDRQIELFNDLRLEGRVSTPFNAALFTQADSRFPELAGLKGALWGSFYALLVCFLLSFPLGIAAAVYLEEFAPKNRWTDLIEVNINNLAAVPSIVFGLLGLALFIQFFGFPRSVPLVGGMVLALMTLPTIIIATRAALKAVPPSIRQAALGVGASRLQVVTHHVLPLAMPGILTGTIIGMAQALGETAPLLLIGMNAFITAAPDGMLSPSTALPTQIYIWADSPERGFTARTSAGILVLLGFMVFMNGIAIYLRKRLETRW
- the pstB gene encoding phosphate ABC transporter ATP-binding protein PstB, which encodes MHDVKAQVERKPVKIHAENVKVFYDQAQAIKDVSVDIGEREVTAFIGPSGCGKSTFLRCLNRMNDVIDGCRVEGTILIDGNDIYAKSVDPVILRSRIGMVFQKPNPFPKSIYDNVAYGPKIHGRTRNKDELDRVVEQSLRRAGLWEEVKDRLHQPGTGLSGGQQQRLCIARAIAVDPEVILMDEPCSALDPIATARVEELIDELRENYTIVIVTHSMQQAARVSQRTAFFHLGVLVEEGQTHDIFSNPHDKRTQDYITGRFG